One window from the genome of Streptomyces cadmiisoli encodes:
- a CDS encoding DUF6415 family natural product biosynthesis protein, whose protein sequence is MSDRDPPGATPTAPWTVGNLAAITPFRIAVHEQTVNPAAAAAGASHPPLAREANMIALLQARSGSAPIDADHIRRTCALALWEPALPNGEERAHLVGCLRGQTQLLMPEIQQLLPRMQGEHQRTAQHVIASANRALAIDIVTARQADALHNLATACRALLVLHEFPDPLRAPQTPAPARPD, encoded by the coding sequence ATGAGCGACCGAGACCCGCCAGGGGCCACGCCGACCGCGCCGTGGACGGTCGGCAACCTCGCCGCCATCACGCCTTTTCGCATCGCGGTCCACGAGCAGACCGTCAACCCGGCCGCGGCCGCGGCCGGCGCCTCCCACCCACCCCTCGCCCGTGAGGCCAACATGATCGCTCTCCTGCAAGCCCGCTCCGGATCGGCGCCCATCGACGCCGACCACATCCGCCGCACCTGCGCACTGGCACTGTGGGAACCGGCGCTGCCCAACGGTGAGGAACGGGCGCATCTCGTGGGCTGCCTGCGCGGACAGACCCAGCTCCTCATGCCCGAGATTCAGCAACTGCTCCCGCGCATGCAGGGCGAGCACCAGCGGACCGCCCAGCACGTCATCGCCTCGGCCAACCGCGCCCTAGCAATCGACATCGTCACTGCACGGCAGGCGGACGCCCTGCACAACCTGGCAACCGCCTGCCGGGCACTGCTGGTCCTGCACGAGTTCCCGGACCCACTGAGAGCCCCCCAGACTCCCGCACCGGCCCGGCCGGATTGA
- a CDS encoding MurR/RpiR family transcriptional regulator — translation MEVLARAREVLAFGVGLSEIPARFLAMKMNRLGHPTRFVGATGFLLADGLLGLRENDAVVIYAPARLTRELGVVIDHAQSVGAKTVHVTDSLGPAPAGRVDVTLPAVHSATGYTAEAFSSLLITDCLLLGVAARYRDRSTSHSELLHTLRAALTPESHPTGRQPTRRRASQEDGS, via the coding sequence GTGGAAGTCCTGGCGCGGGCGCGCGAGGTACTCGCGTTCGGTGTCGGCCTCTCCGAGATCCCCGCTCGGTTCCTCGCCATGAAGATGAACCGCCTGGGTCATCCCACGCGGTTCGTCGGTGCTACCGGGTTCCTGCTCGCGGACGGCCTGCTCGGGCTCCGCGAGAACGATGCCGTTGTCATCTATGCACCAGCCCGCCTGACAAGGGAACTGGGCGTGGTCATCGACCACGCCCAGTCTGTGGGAGCGAAGACCGTCCACGTGACGGACTCGCTCGGCCCGGCCCCGGCAGGACGCGTCGACGTGACACTGCCTGCCGTCCACTCGGCCACCGGCTACACGGCGGAGGCCTTCAGCTCGCTGCTGATCACGGATTGCCTGCTCCTCGGAGTGGCCGCCCGGTACCGGGACCGCTCCACCTCCCACTCCGAGCTCCTGCACACACTTCGGGCAGCCCTCACTCCGGAGTCCCACCCGACCGGCCGGCAGCCCACGAGGCGCCGGGCCTCCCAGGAGGACGGCTCGTGA
- a CDS encoding SDR family NAD(P)-dependent oxidoreductase, translating into MSLQFAGKTALVTGGGSGIGRATALALAAEGALVTVSGRTEETLKETVRLVEDAGGSARHFVADVSDESMVEATVRAAVGDTGRLDFAVNNAGYDGEFQLTTDYSTEMLDRMIAVNVRGVFLSMKYELRQMVAQGHGSVVNMSSGAGLVGVSGFSGYTATKAAEIGMTKSSALEVAPYGIRVNALCPGLVDTPMIATMDPNEEPMKSIIAAHPLGRIADANEIADAVVWLCSDKAGFVTGVALPIDGGYSVP; encoded by the coding sequence ATGTCATTGCAGTTCGCCGGCAAGACCGCCCTGGTCACCGGGGGCGGATCCGGTATCGGGCGAGCCACGGCACTGGCGCTCGCGGCCGAGGGCGCGCTGGTCACCGTCTCGGGTCGGACGGAGGAGACGCTGAAGGAGACGGTGCGCCTGGTCGAGGATGCCGGCGGCTCGGCCCGCCACTTCGTGGCCGATGTGTCTGACGAGTCCATGGTGGAAGCCACGGTCCGAGCGGCAGTCGGGGACACGGGCCGACTCGACTTCGCCGTGAACAACGCGGGCTACGACGGCGAGTTCCAGCTCACCACGGACTACTCCACCGAGATGCTGGACCGGATGATCGCCGTCAATGTCCGTGGCGTGTTCCTGTCGATGAAGTACGAACTCCGGCAGATGGTCGCGCAGGGCCACGGCTCAGTGGTGAACATGTCCTCGGGCGCGGGGCTGGTGGGTGTGTCCGGGTTCTCCGGTTACACGGCCACCAAGGCGGCGGAGATCGGCATGACCAAGAGTTCGGCCCTTGAGGTGGCGCCGTACGGGATCCGCGTCAATGCCCTGTGCCCCGGTCTGGTGGACACACCGATGATCGCGACGATGGATCCGAACGAGGAACCCATGAAGTCGATCATTGCCGCCCACCCCCTGGGGCGGATAGCCGACGCGAACGAGATCGCCGACGCTGTCGTCTGGCTCTGCTCGGACAAGGCGGGTTTCGTCACGGGCGTGGCGCTGCCGATCGACGGCGGCTACTCGGTGCCGTGA
- a CDS encoding aldo/keto reductase encodes MSLDSYVTLGRSGLRISQFTLGTMTFGEDHGWGSSPGDSQDILTAYLDRGGNSIDTANIYTNGHSEKIIGDYFAARSGLRDRVVIGTKFFGNLYENDPNGGGPGRKAVVQQLENSLRRLRTDYVDIYWLHNFDPSTPAEETLRALDDLVAGGKVRYVGFSDVPAWATAQAATIARFRGWAPIIAVQLEYSLLERTSEGELIPMAQALGMGVMPWGPLKSGFLSGKYSSTVTGPVDTTRTQLVGTPSEADYVVIDALDAVAREVGASPAAVALAWVRGRPGITSTLIGARRMDQFEANLRALDVTLTEAQRDALDEVSAPALNFPAENNRTLAPMIQFGGATVDGRPSMVSPLLRAASARY; translated from the coding sequence ATGTCGCTCGATTCCTACGTGACGCTCGGACGTTCCGGACTGCGTATCAGTCAGTTCACGCTGGGCACGATGACTTTCGGGGAGGATCACGGTTGGGGCAGCAGCCCCGGGGATTCCCAGGACATTCTCACGGCCTATCTCGATCGAGGCGGAAACTCGATCGACACGGCCAACATCTACACCAACGGCCATTCCGAAAAGATCATCGGTGACTACTTCGCCGCCCGGTCCGGACTGCGCGACCGGGTGGTGATCGGCACGAAGTTCTTCGGCAATCTCTACGAGAACGACCCCAACGGCGGCGGACCGGGCCGCAAGGCGGTCGTGCAACAGCTGGAGAACTCCCTGCGGCGGCTGCGGACCGACTACGTCGACATCTACTGGTTGCACAACTTCGACCCGTCCACTCCGGCCGAGGAGACACTCCGCGCGCTGGACGACCTGGTCGCCGGCGGCAAGGTCCGCTACGTCGGCTTCTCCGACGTGCCGGCCTGGGCGACGGCGCAGGCGGCCACCATCGCGCGATTCCGCGGGTGGGCCCCGATCATCGCGGTGCAGTTGGAGTACTCCCTGCTCGAACGCACCTCGGAGGGGGAGCTGATCCCCATGGCTCAGGCCCTGGGCATGGGAGTGATGCCCTGGGGGCCGCTGAAGAGCGGCTTCCTGTCCGGCAAGTACTCCAGCACCGTCACGGGACCGGTCGACACCACGCGGACGCAACTGGTCGGCACCCCGAGCGAGGCCGACTACGTCGTGATCGACGCGCTCGACGCCGTCGCCCGTGAGGTGGGCGCCAGTCCCGCCGCGGTGGCGCTGGCCTGGGTGCGGGGCCGACCTGGGATCACCTCCACCTTGATCGGCGCACGCCGCATGGACCAGTTCGAGGCCAACCTGCGGGCGCTCGATGTGACCCTGACCGAAGCCCAGCGGGACGCCCTCGACGAGGTGTCCGCTCCCGCGCTGAACTTCCCCGCCGAGAACAACAGGACGCTGGCCCCGATGATCCAGTTCGGCGGGGCCACCGTGGACGGGCGCCCTTCGATGGTGTCCCCGCTCCTGAGGGCCGCCAGCGCCCGCTACTGA
- a CDS encoding AraC family transcriptional regulator yields MVDHLKEIRRRIARLAAGSSRPVWTHQIAVFSTQHVTEPLGTVTEPMIALTAQGAKRSVLGDHIFEYHSGQYLIATVDLPLTSQITRATPAEPYLAFGLPLQPSIIAQLLLETGPTTPRPHAGPGLATSDADDRLLDAVVRLLRLLDEPRDIPVLAPSLQREIHWRLLNGPQGALIRQIGLADSRTTLVARAIAWIKTHYDQVIRIDDLADEVGMSVSSLNRNFRAVTAMSPLQYQKRLRLQKARIQLMASPHDVAAISYAVGYESPSQFSREYRRMFGAPPGQDAARLRTVEVLQE; encoded by the coding sequence ATGGTGGATCACCTCAAGGAAATCCGGCGCCGGATCGCGAGACTGGCAGCGGGCAGCTCCCGTCCTGTATGGACTCACCAGATAGCGGTCTTCTCGACCCAACACGTGACCGAACCACTGGGCACCGTGACCGAGCCCATGATCGCCCTCACGGCTCAGGGAGCGAAGCGCTCCGTCCTCGGGGACCACATCTTCGAGTACCACTCCGGCCAGTACCTCATCGCGACCGTCGACCTGCCCCTGACCTCGCAGATCACCCGCGCCACACCCGCCGAGCCGTACCTCGCGTTCGGGCTTCCCCTGCAGCCCTCGATCATCGCGCAGCTGCTGCTCGAAACCGGCCCGACGACCCCCCGCCCACACGCGGGGCCAGGCCTGGCGACCAGTGACGCCGACGACAGGCTGCTCGACGCCGTCGTCCGGCTGCTGCGCCTGCTCGACGAACCACGGGACATCCCGGTACTCGCCCCCAGCCTCCAACGCGAGATCCACTGGCGACTACTAAACGGCCCCCAGGGCGCCCTGATCAGGCAGATCGGCCTCGCCGACAGCCGGACCACTCTCGTCGCCCGCGCCATCGCATGGATCAAGACGCATTACGACCAGGTGATACGCATCGACGACCTCGCCGACGAAGTCGGAATGAGCGTCTCCTCTCTCAATCGGAACTTCCGGGCCGTGACGGCCATGAGTCCGCTGCAATACCAAAAACGGCTCCGTTTGCAGAAAGCCCGCATTCAGCTCATGGCATCGCCACACGACGTGGCCGCGATCAGCTACGCCGTGGGATACGAAAGCCCCTCACAGTTCAGCCGTGAATACCGGCGCATGTTCGGTGCACCTCCGGGTCAGGACGCAGCGCGCCTGCGAACCGTTGAAGTTCTCCAGGAATAA
- a CDS encoding DinB family protein, translating to MLRAFLDYHRATLAMKCEGLTDEELRQQSMPPSTLSLLGLVRHMAEVERAWFRRVFEENDVPMVWSDKIDFQAAYDASASTRDEAFEAWEAEVENSRRIEREAESLDRAGYQPRWGEEVSLRMVMVHVLLEYGRHNGHADFLREGVDGTVGA from the coding sequence ATGTTGCGGGCTTTCCTCGACTACCACCGCGCGACTCTTGCTATGAAGTGCGAAGGACTTACCGACGAGGAACTGCGGCAGCAGTCGATGCCGCCGTCCACGCTCTCGCTGCTCGGTCTGGTTCGGCATATGGCGGAGGTGGAGCGTGCTTGGTTCCGTCGGGTGTTTGAGGAGAACGACGTGCCCATGGTCTGGTCCGACAAGATTGACTTCCAGGCGGCGTACGACGCGAGCGCGTCGACCAGGGACGAGGCGTTCGAGGCCTGGGAGGCCGAGGTGGAGAACTCGCGTCGTATCGAGCGGGAGGCTGAATCCCTGGACCGGGCCGGGTATCAGCCGAGATGGGGTGAGGAAGTATCGCTGCGGATGGTGATGGTGCACGTGCTCCTGGAGTACGGCCGCCACAACGGGCACGCAGACTTTTTGCGCGAGGGTGTCGACGGGACCGTGGGCGCCTGA
- a CDS encoding recombinase family protein: MRDNTESTARQYAPADEAVRLGWDREDVVVIDADLGVSGKFGAEREGFRQLVAKVCLGEVGAVFGLEVSRLARSSADFARLLELARLTDALLVDGDGVYDLSDINDRLLLGLKGSMSEAELHILAGRLQGAKRAAAERGELHFPLPVGYVYDDEGACVIDPDVEAQTAIRDVFAAFAAGGSAYAVVAAFVGRRFPLRAYGGVWASQLRWGKLTHARVLGVLGNPCYAGTYVYGRYTTRRTVEPDGTVRTGVRLLARDQWPVVLHDHHEGDITWQTLLDIEAKLKANCTHDGARPAREGLALCQGIIGCGSCGRPMATRYHRSGQAAYECSGSKADHQGTPTCRSIRADVVDDAVATRLLAQLTPGRITVALAAADEVTARHTRSQRAAELAVERARYEADRAERAFTAVDPGNRLVAQTLESRWEARLTALAEAEAALAEAHESRPPLPDRADLLALAGDLPRLWHASGTRDKDRKRLLRTLVADVTLMPEADRWRARVGLRWHTGASEVIGLERPKPAPEARRTPSAALELISRRGPRLRDAELVDELAAEGITTASGWPFDAAAVRWVRHVHKIPSPFTVPFRDGEISVKEVARRLGIAADAVYYWINHGQLAACKTPSGRWCVLWDDETEAACRRRIAESGHHTPKTRTITAGGAV; encoded by the coding sequence GTGAGGGACAACACCGAGTCCACGGCGAGGCAGTACGCGCCGGCCGACGAGGCGGTGCGGCTGGGCTGGGACCGCGAGGACGTCGTGGTGATCGACGCCGACCTGGGGGTGTCGGGGAAGTTCGGGGCCGAGCGCGAGGGCTTCCGCCAACTGGTGGCGAAGGTCTGCCTGGGCGAGGTCGGGGCGGTCTTCGGGCTGGAGGTGTCCCGCCTGGCCCGGTCCTCGGCGGACTTCGCCCGGCTGCTGGAGCTGGCCCGGCTGACGGACGCGCTGCTGGTGGACGGCGACGGGGTCTACGACCTGTCGGACATCAACGACCGGCTGCTGCTGGGGCTCAAGGGCAGCATGAGCGAGGCCGAACTGCATATCCTGGCCGGTCGGTTACAGGGTGCGAAGCGGGCCGCCGCCGAGCGGGGCGAGCTGCACTTCCCGCTGCCGGTCGGCTACGTCTACGACGACGAGGGCGCATGCGTGATCGATCCGGACGTGGAGGCGCAGACCGCGATCCGGGACGTGTTCGCCGCGTTCGCAGCCGGCGGGTCGGCCTACGCCGTAGTGGCCGCCTTCGTCGGCCGGCGTTTCCCGCTGCGGGCCTATGGAGGCGTGTGGGCAAGCCAGTTGCGCTGGGGGAAGCTCACCCATGCCAGGGTGCTGGGGGTGCTGGGCAACCCGTGTTACGCGGGCACCTACGTCTACGGCCGGTACACGACCCGGCGCACGGTGGAGCCGGACGGCACCGTGCGCACCGGGGTGCGGCTGCTTGCGAGGGATCAGTGGCCGGTGGTGCTGCACGATCACCACGAGGGCGACATCACCTGGCAGACCCTCCTGGACATCGAGGCGAAGCTGAAGGCCAACTGCACCCATGACGGCGCCCGTCCGGCCCGCGAGGGCCTGGCCCTATGTCAGGGGATCATCGGCTGCGGCTCGTGCGGGCGCCCGATGGCCACCCGCTACCACCGCAGCGGGCAGGCGGCCTACGAGTGCTCCGGGTCAAAGGCCGACCACCAGGGCACACCGACCTGCCGGTCGATCAGGGCGGATGTTGTCGATGACGCGGTTGCCACACGCTTGCTGGCCCAGCTCACCCCGGGCCGGATCACGGTCGCCCTCGCGGCGGCGGACGAGGTCACCGCCCGGCATACCCGCTCACAGCGGGCGGCCGAGCTGGCAGTGGAACGCGCCCGCTACGAGGCGGATCGCGCCGAGCGGGCGTTCACAGCGGTCGATCCCGGCAACCGGCTCGTCGCCCAGACACTGGAGAGCCGGTGGGAGGCCCGGCTCACCGCCCTGGCCGAGGCCGAAGCCGCCCTCGCAGAAGCACACGAGAGCCGTCCACCGCTGCCCGATCGGGCTGACCTGCTGGCCCTCGCTGGCGACCTTCCCCGCCTCTGGCACGCATCCGGGACCCGGGACAAGGACAGGAAACGCCTGCTCAGGACACTGGTGGCGGACGTGACGCTGATGCCGGAGGCCGACCGGTGGCGGGCCCGGGTGGGCTTGCGCTGGCACACCGGCGCGAGCGAGGTGATCGGCCTGGAGCGGCCCAAGCCGGCGCCGGAGGCCCGGCGGACCCCGTCGGCCGCCTTGGAGCTGATCAGCCGGCGTGGCCCCCGGCTGCGGGACGCCGAGCTTGTCGACGAGCTCGCCGCGGAGGGCATCACGACCGCGTCGGGCTGGCCGTTCGATGCGGCGGCGGTCCGCTGGGTCCGCCACGTCCACAAGATCCCCTCCCCGTTCACGGTCCCGTTCCGGGACGGCGAGATCTCGGTCAAGGAGGTGGCCCGCCGCCTGGGGATCGCGGCCGACGCGGTCTACTACTGGATCAACCACGGCCAGCTGGCCGCCTGCAAGACTCCCAGCGGACGCTGGTGTGTCCTCTGGGACGACGAGACCGAGGCCGCCTGCCGACGGCGCATCGCCGAATCCGGGCACCACACCCCGAAAACCCGAACCATCACAGCAGGAGGGGCAGTATGA
- a CDS encoding IS1380 family transposase: MHTTRSRPKLVVSADGHGVVSHAGSRLLADLADATALTSAFSDALCRLRPRGTGHDPGRVAVDLAVMLADGGEAIADLAVLRDQRDVFGPVASTPTAWRVLAGIDTATLNALRAARARAREVAWLQADETGHAIPASQAGGRELPGLVLDIDATLVTCHSEKEQAAATYKRGFGYHPLLCFLDNTGEGLAGLLRPGNAGANTAADHVALLDQALAQIPDAHRHGTPVLIRADSAGSAKAFLAHIRALRERGIHTFFSVGYPVTEPVRRAIRALPEHVWHPALEQDGALRASAEVAELTGLVDLTGYPDGTRIIVRRERPHPGAQLSLFDQDEGMRHQVFLTDSPVAGSGSIQHLEVRHRAHARVEDHIRCGKTTGFGRFPSRHFAINQVWLELSLTAVDLLAWTRTLLLDGELATAEPKKLRYRLLHAAARITRGARRLRLRIATTWPWRHELTAAFSRLVALPRPAT; the protein is encoded by the coding sequence GTGCACACTACCCGGTCACGCCCCAAGCTCGTCGTCAGCGCCGACGGGCACGGGGTGGTCAGCCATGCCGGCTCGCGTCTACTCGCGGATCTGGCCGACGCCACCGCACTGACCAGCGCTTTCTCCGACGCTCTGTGCCGACTGCGGCCTCGTGGCACCGGGCACGACCCCGGCCGCGTCGCGGTGGACCTCGCGGTGATGCTCGCCGACGGCGGCGAGGCGATCGCCGACCTGGCCGTGCTGCGCGACCAGCGCGACGTGTTCGGCCCCGTCGCCTCCACTCCGACCGCCTGGCGGGTACTGGCAGGCATCGACACCGCGACTCTGAACGCCCTGCGGGCAGCTCGGGCCAGGGCCCGCGAGGTCGCCTGGCTGCAAGCAGACGAGACTGGACACGCCATACCCGCCTCGCAGGCCGGAGGCCGTGAACTGCCCGGCCTGGTCCTGGACATCGACGCCACCCTGGTCACCTGCCACTCCGAGAAGGAACAGGCCGCCGCCACCTACAAACGCGGCTTCGGCTACCACCCACTGCTCTGCTTCCTGGACAACACCGGCGAGGGCCTGGCAGGTCTCCTGCGACCGGGCAACGCCGGAGCGAACACCGCAGCCGACCACGTCGCCCTCCTCGACCAGGCCCTCGCGCAGATCCCCGACGCTCACCGCCACGGCACCCCAGTCCTCATCCGCGCCGACAGCGCGGGCAGCGCCAAAGCCTTCCTCGCTCACATCCGGGCCCTGCGGGAACGCGGGATCCACACCTTCTTCTCCGTCGGGTATCCCGTCACCGAGCCAGTCCGTCGCGCGATCCGGGCCCTGCCCGAGCACGTCTGGCACCCCGCGCTGGAACAAGACGGTGCCTTGCGCGCCAGTGCCGAGGTCGCCGAGCTGACCGGCCTGGTCGACCTCACCGGATACCCGGACGGCACCCGCATCATCGTCCGCCGCGAGCGTCCCCACCCCGGCGCCCAGCTGTCCCTCTTCGACCAGGACGAAGGCATGCGCCACCAGGTCTTCCTCACCGACTCGCCCGTCGCAGGCAGCGGCTCGATCCAGCACCTGGAGGTCCGCCACCGTGCCCACGCCCGGGTCGAGGACCACATCCGCTGCGGCAAGACCACCGGCTTCGGTCGCTTCCCCTCCCGCCACTTCGCGATCAACCAGGTCTGGCTGGAGCTGTCCCTGACCGCGGTCGACCTGCTGGCCTGGACGCGAACCCTGCTACTGGACGGCGAGTTGGCCACCGCCGAGCCCAAGAAGCTCCGCTACCGGCTCCTGCACGCCGCAGCCCGGATCACGCGCGGAGCCCGTCGCCTACGGCTACGGATCGCCACTACCTGGCCCTGGCGCCACGAGCTGACCGCCGCGTTCAGCCGCCTCGTCGCACTGCCCCGACCGGCCACGTGA
- a CDS encoding DUF5372 family protein: protein MSGCWGCRRSSHRAASSRQSLGSLVVTHPFHPLSGCELEILYVKRRSDALVFVCASGAGRSVTLPQAWTDRGVAAEEHPLAVEGPCAARALVNALASVFRFGSAELGERPCRRSWGCCWMVGMPQARRDGRVLLGPRVVGGQWRSCLSRGRSGQCDEAAERGGQLVAPGPGSGDP from the coding sequence GTGAGCGGATGCTGGGGGTGCCGACGGTCCTCGCATAGGGCCGCATCGTCCAGGCAGTCGTTGGGTTCGCTGGTGGTCACCCACCCGTTCCATCCGTTGTCCGGCTGCGAGTTGGAGATTCTGTACGTCAAGCGCCGGAGCGATGCGCTGGTCTTCGTCTGCGCGAGCGGTGCGGGCCGGAGCGTGACGCTGCCGCAGGCGTGGACCGACCGAGGGGTTGCGGCCGAGGAGCACCCGCTCGCGGTCGAGGGCCCGTGTGCTGCCCGTGCCCTGGTGAATGCCCTAGCCTCCGTGTTTCGGTTCGGGTCGGCTGAGCTGGGTGAACGCCCGTGCCGGAGGTCGTGGGGCTGCTGTTGGATGGTGGGCATGCCGCAGGCCCGGCGCGATGGCCGGGTGCTCCTGGGTCCTCGGGTCGTGGGTGGTCAGTGGCGGTCTTGTCTGTCACGTGGCCGGTCGGGGCAGTGCGACGAGGCGGCTGAACGCGGCGGTCAGCTCGTGGCGCCAGGGCCAGGTAGTGGCGATCCGTAG
- a CDS encoding IS630 family transposase has product MILFMEPEASVIVESGVHLTSEQMAELRELAGSRDVPADVALRARIVLWSGEGRRRKDIAELAGVAPLTVDRCKTRYAERGLAGLEEKRRGGPRTQVPPQVRARLIALTRMSPPAESGLSHWSTRTLADHLKRREGISVSWHYVARVWREENLKPHRSGTFKISKDPAFAEKVADVVGLYLAPPGGAVVLSVDEKTQVQALDRTQPVLPVTFAATEKRTHDYVRHGTTNLFAALNVATGEVLGECRPNRSGATFLAFLKKAVKPHAEKEIHVVLDNLSTHTTPDVKAWLAKNPHVHFHFTPVGSSWLNQIEIWFGIITRQSIRRGTFASVNVLVKQIRDYVNSWNENAKPFTWTATTDEILAKVRLVQTSVKKLVNNNAK; this is encoded by the coding sequence GTGATCCTGTTCATGGAACCTGAGGCTTCTGTGATCGTTGAGTCTGGTGTGCATCTCACCTCTGAACAGATGGCGGAACTGCGGGAGTTGGCCGGGTCGCGGGATGTTCCGGCCGATGTGGCGCTTCGCGCAAGGATCGTGCTGTGGTCCGGCGAAGGACGCCGACGCAAGGACATTGCCGAGCTCGCCGGTGTGGCGCCGCTGACGGTGGACCGCTGCAAGACCCGTTATGCCGAGCGGGGCCTTGCCGGTCTGGAGGAGAAGCGCCGCGGCGGGCCGCGTACCCAGGTGCCGCCGCAGGTGCGGGCCCGGTTGATCGCTTTGACGAGGATGTCGCCGCCGGCGGAATCCGGTCTGTCGCACTGGTCGACGCGGACGCTGGCCGACCATCTGAAGCGGCGGGAGGGCATCTCGGTGTCGTGGCATTACGTCGCCCGCGTCTGGCGTGAGGAGAATCTGAAGCCGCACCGCTCGGGCACCTTCAAGATCTCGAAAGACCCGGCGTTCGCGGAGAAGGTCGCCGATGTCGTCGGTCTGTACCTGGCCCCGCCCGGTGGCGCCGTGGTGCTGTCGGTCGACGAGAAGACGCAGGTGCAGGCCCTGGACCGGACCCAGCCGGTGCTGCCGGTGACTTTCGCGGCCACCGAGAAGCGCACTCACGACTATGTGCGGCACGGCACCACGAACCTGTTCGCCGCGCTGAACGTCGCGACCGGTGAAGTGCTGGGCGAGTGCAGGCCGAACCGGAGCGGCGCGACCTTCCTGGCGTTCCTGAAGAAGGCCGTCAAGCCGCATGCGGAGAAGGAAATCCATGTCGTCCTGGACAACCTCTCCACGCACACCACCCCGGACGTGAAGGCGTGGCTGGCGAAGAACCCGCACGTCCACTTTCATTTCACCCCCGTCGGCTCCTCGTGGTTGAACCAGATCGAGATCTGGTTCGGGATCATCACCCGGCAGTCCATCCGCCGCGGCACGTTCGCAAGCGTCAATGTCCTGGTCAAACAGATCCGCGACTACGTCAACTCCTGGAACGAGAACGCGAAACCCTTCACCTGGACCGCCACCACCGACGAGATCCTCGCCAAGGTCCGACTCGTCCAGACCAGCGTGAAGAAACTCGTCAATAACAACGCGAAGTAA
- a CDS encoding cupin domain-containing protein: MKISELACVKAPFIPEGSDVVTEFLELPPGDQGAGPHRHSGPVFGYVIEGKILFEIEGEAPYSIEAGQAFWEPGGEVVHYRVANLLSDASSKFVVVMLCAPDVPKITMLTDEEIAERAHLRFSAD, from the coding sequence GTGAAGATAAGCGAACTCGCGTGCGTGAAGGCGCCCTTCATTCCTGAAGGCTCCGATGTCGTGACCGAGTTCCTGGAACTGCCGCCTGGTGATCAGGGGGCGGGTCCGCATCGTCACTCGGGCCCGGTATTCGGGTACGTCATCGAAGGGAAGATCCTCTTCGAGATTGAAGGAGAGGCTCCTTACTCGATCGAGGCGGGTCAGGCGTTCTGGGAGCCAGGCGGTGAGGTCGTGCACTATCGTGTCGCGAACCTGTTGTCGGACGCCTCGAGCAAGTTCGTTGTCGTAATGCTGTGTGCGCCTGACGTACCCAAGATCACTATGCTGACAGACGAAGAGATCGCCGAACGCGCCCACCTGCGGTTTTCGGCCGACTGA
- a CDS encoding integrase core domain-containing protein: MGLRQSCGRTGSCFDNAAAESFWALLKEEIGARTWSDRATVRAEVFSFIETFYNRRRLRKHKVFGYLRPSETRLRHQHTLAA; the protein is encoded by the coding sequence TTGGGGCTGCGGCAGAGCTGCGGACGCACCGGATCATGCTTCGACAACGCTGCCGCGGAGAGTTTCTGGGCCCTGCTCAAGGAGGAGATCGGCGCCCGTACCTGGTCCGACCGGGCCACCGTCCGGGCCGAGGTCTTCTCCTTCATCGAGACCTTCTACAACCGCCGCCGCCTTCGCAAACACAAGGTCTTCGGCTACCTCAGGCCGTCCGAAACCCGGCTGCGGCATCAGCACACCCTCGCGGCATAA